The Helianthus annuus cultivar XRQ/B chromosome 16, HanXRQr2.0-SUNRISE, whole genome shotgun sequence genome includes a window with the following:
- the LOC110918993 gene encoding uncharacterized mitochondrial protein AtMg00810-like, whose amino-acid sequence MHQPPSFVDRRNPDFVCRLKKSLYGLKEAPRAWYTRFANFILSRGFKSSAYDNSLFIYHCGSDMAYLLLYVDDIVLTASSTTLLRQIIDMLSREFSMTDLGDLHHFLGITATRKNNGLFLSQAQYTKDIIARASMTNCKPCVTLVDLAAKLSATDGAPFHDPTLYRSLAGALQYLTFTRPDISYAIQQICLFMHDPREPQFTFLKRIVRYLQGTIDYGLHITCSAKTSLVAYSDADWGGCPDSRRSTSGYCVFLGDNLISWSSKRQPTISRSSAEAEYRGVANVVAEATWIRNLLLELHTLLR is encoded by the coding sequence ATGCATCAACCTCCAAGTTTTGTGGATAGACGTAACCCGGATTTTGTTTGCCGACTCAAGAAATCTTTATACGGGCTTAAAGAAGCTCCCCGAGCTTGGTATACCAGGTTTGCAAATTTTATTCTTTCACGGGGATTCAAAAGCAGTGCCTATGATAATTCTCTGTTTATCTACCATTGCGGGTCAGATATGGCATATTTGTTgttgtatgtggatgatattGTGCTCACAGCTTCTTCCACAACTCTCCTCAGGCAGATTATTGATATGCTCTCTAGAGAATTTTCTATGACAGATTTGGGTGATCTTCATCACTTTCTGGGCATCACGGCTACTCGCAAGAACAATGGTCTCTTTTTATCTCAGGCTCAATACACAAAAGACATCATTGCACGTGCTTCTATGACGAACTGCAAACCATGTGTTACCCTGGTCGACTTGGCAGCCAAGCTAAGCGCCACAGATGGTGCTCCCTTTCATGATCCCACACTTTATAGAAGCTTGGCTGGTGCATTACAATACCTAACATTCACTCGTCCCGACATTTCCTATGCGATCCAACAGATTTGCCTCTTCATGCATGATCCGCGTGAGCCACAATTCACTTTTTTGAAGCGTATTGTTCGGTATTTGCAGGGCACCATAGATTACGGCCTCCACATAACTTGTTCAGCCAAAACTTCTCTAGTAGCATACTCTGATGCAGATTGGGGCGGGTGTCCAGATTCACGCCGCTCCACTAGTGGATATTGCGTATTCCTCGGTGATAACTTAATCTCTTGGTCCTCCAAGAGACAACCTACCATTTCAAGATCCAGCGCAGAGGCAGAATATAGAGGTGTTGCTAATGTTGTTGCTGAGGCCACTTGGATTCGTAATCTTCTTCTTGAGCTGCACACTCTGTTACGATAG